The genomic window TCCATCAGCCGTGGGCGAAGAACTCCTGcacagcagcagcggcagcgcCGGCAGCAGGCCGGGCAGTGCAGGGCCCCCCCGCAGCAAATCCAAAGGAGAGCTTGTGATAGTCATCAACGAGAAACTGAAGAACGGTAAGCAGCCGGGTTTGACCTCGTGCTGAGGCGGCAGGCGGGTGGAGGTTGGGTCATGTGGCTGCTGACTCAGCTAGCTCAGGGAAAGTCAAATCCCACTGTGTAAGAGCTCCTGGGAGAGcgcccacacacacatctttaaCTTCTGCTCGTCCTTGTCACTACATCCGTGCAGGTAACGGGATCCACCCTGTGCCTGCAGAGAGCACCTCCCCCGTCATCTCCTCCCCTCCCAGAAGGCAACACTCCATCTCCTACCCTCATCACGGCAAGACCAGGAAGGGCAGCAGGGCGGGCTCCATCGTTTACACCGCCTTCTCTCCGAGGCCGTCCATCTCTCGCCACTCCAGCATCGCCACCAACCCGCCGCTGGACCGGACCAAGGTCAAAGACTACCTCCTCCTGTCCGTGCTGGCCTGCTTCTGCCCCGTGTGGCCCATCAACATCGTCGGTTTTGTCTACTCCATCATGGTAAGAGCACGGCGGTCAGAAGGCCCGAGCCTGCGTCTGACGTCACCAGAACCTAACCTGGTTCCGTCTTCTCCTTTCAGTCCAAGAACAGTCTGGAGCAAGGGAACCTGGACGGCGCCGTGCGCCTGGGACGAGTGGCCAAAATGCTCTCCATGGTGTCACTAGTCGGAGGGACGGTGATAATCATCGCCTGCATTGTTAACCTGGCCAGTGAGTGTCCCAAATCTGACCTTTAAACTGCACCTCTCTATCCTCTGTGTATCTTCCCTCTGATCGGCGCTCTCCTATGATCCTCCTGTCTCAAAGTAAACCTCCTGTTCCCCATTTGGTCAGTTATAACCTAACATATATAGAATAATCTGACTACAGTCCACAACGTCCCAATCTGGTTGCACAAACTGCTCCACTTGCAGTGCCTGCATGTGTCTCTGAACAGTGCAgcattttaaccctttaaaacaTGACGATCAGAGCACATTAAATCCAACCCAAGTCTCCGTTCGAAGCTTTAATCCCCCGCATGCCTCCGTCTGCCTGTACTCCACTGTCCGTGTCGCGCCAGGCTCTGTTTGCTTGAACCAAATGTAACAAAAGTCTTGTTCTTGTATGTAAACCATGTATGTCAGTGTGTGAGCTGCTGACGGGTTCACGAGCTGCCACACAACATGTACCTTTTAAATAAACGGATTCTGATAACAAAACAGTGAATATTTCAGTCACTTGCAGAGGTTGGGATTAGTTTATGTACTGAATATGTAGGAGAGGTCAAGTTAGGCAAATGATTCagagtgaggttctgtggaaaggttaagaacaaataatatctcacctgttgtagatagctctttgaatgatctctgtttggagaaacaggTAAATACGTCTGATGTGTTCAAGAGGGTCATCAAAATAGCTGCTGAGCTGTGCCGTTTGTCCTCTTAGGGCTACCGTAGCCTCCTGTAGCAGAAATGTGTTGCTTcaaagctgcatgtttttctgtttatttcatgttttctttgctgaaccCAAAGTCTATCTGTAAATACGTAACAGTTGAAGTTATCAAACCCTAACCACCTTGGGGAAttactttaaaatctttttatttgcgATGCTAATCGCATTAGCTTTTCTATGGCGTTTTCAATGTTAGGTTAGCGTCTGTGCTAActgttggtcagcagcctgtgattaACAGGGTTGTTTCGACGCATGTTATCATGCGCCCTTTATTAGGCAAGGAAATCTATAAATCATCTGTGTAAAATAAGCCCCCGGTTGTTTAAGTTTCAAGGTAATgaaaatgcatcaataattgTTGTTTAATCACATCACAGCCTCTTAATCGTAATTGAATCAAATCATGAGATGCCTAAATATTCCCTCCCCTAACATCCAGCATGAGACCAAAAACaggtgaggtcaaaggtcactagGAGACATATTTGTAAACGAGACAGTAAATAGTCTAAAACCTTTTTGTAGATTCATTGATTGTATCTCTCAAAAACAGCTAATTTGGGTCCAAAAATAGCTGTTAAAGACCAAACAACACAGTTTATGAGAAGGTCGACTTTAGTGCTTTTATTAGTAGAAGTTTTGTCAGAAATTATCCTTATCCACACAGCCATTCGTTTTCTTTCCCCGCCTGTCCCATTCAGGGGATCCACCAAAAAACTCTAAATAAGTGAGACAGAGACAGCCGGCAGGAACACAACGAGCCGCTCTGGATCGTCAGCGTAGTTCAGGAATTACCGGCCGGGGTTCTGATGACGCTCGAATGTTTTTGCTGCCAGTTGTGGTCAAGAtgctgctcagactagccattaacCCGTCAGCTCGGtctgaattaaactgtttctccaagctAAAGTCGTTCAAACAGggatctacaacaggtaagataatgacCGTTTCTAATCGttccacaaaacctcacttGAAAAGAACCTGAAGGGTCTCTTTAAGCGGCTCTTCTCATCTCGGCTTGTTTCAGCTGACAGCCTCAGAGCCGCCTGCCGGCTCTCATTAGACCAGGAGGTCTTCCAATTAGCTGCATGACTAGAAGAGCAGTTGTAGGTTTTTTACCTCTGGGACTCGGCAAaccttgtttttcctccttaCGTAACTGTCCTCTGTGGTCTGTGAAAGTTTATATATCCAGATTGAGTTGCAGAACATGTAGCTCTGACTAACatgcctcttctttttttttagtaaatgtgAAAACCTGAGTTTCAACACAGGATGAGTCCGGATGAGGCACCTGACCGTCCGGCCGTCGCACCTGCACCACCATCTTTACCGCCTAGTCATTACCTGGACCTGTGACCAATCCGCTCCCGACACACAGTGCTTACTTATATTTCTGTAATATATGTACAGTCCCTCGTGGTGATGGAAGACATGAAACCATCGGAAAGGCTGCCGCTCTCTGTCCGAGTCCAGAGGggaacaaacagacaaaccagcCTTGTGCTTTTTCCTCTGCCAACGCTTTCCGGGAGGACTTTTAGCGCCTCTTGGAATCCTCTTGCTACCTGCTTGAACTCGGGGACTCGAAAACCAAGAAGCTCCACATGCAGCTCCCAACAAAATGTCTGCCAAGCCCACCCTTCACCGTACCAACGAGCTCGCTAATAAACCCCCTTGGACGCAACGCAGAGGCTTTGGGATCCGCCTCGCGCCGGAATCAAACCGCTCCGAGCCCGTCCTCTCGTTTCAGACTGTCCTCTGTGACTTTCAGGACGTTAAGGCGCCCCCGCACCCTGTGTTCAGAGTGAACCAAAGGGGGGGTAGTGGGGAGGCTAAAGACGATGAAAGAGGGGGCTTAGGACGGACCGGCTGCCGACAAGGGGAACGTGGGAAAAAAGGATCACGGGCCCTGGTCTTTGCTGCGAGGACGCCACGTGCCAAAATGGAGGGAAAACCTCCGGCTCTGTGAAGACACGGCCCCCCGCCGTGGAGGGCTTGGATCTGAGGGGGGCGTGAAACGTGTCATTCTCCAGCAGCTTtactgtttctctgctcctacGCCACGTACCACTGTGATGGTCAGAGAGAACTCACCGTAgcaaaaaacacagcagttttctttcttttctttttttttccacatttagtAAAGGGTCAGTCGTCTCTCAACGAGAGCACCTCGGCTACCAAACTTAAGCTGCTCGTGTGGCCGTCGCCATTTGCTTAACAAATCCAATCGCTCGTTATTGTTGCCacagcctcagcctcagcctccGTCCACAGGTGCTTTTAAAGCCTTCACGTCCCGTAAAAAGAGCCGAGTTTTGCCCATTTGATTAGCTTTGTAATGGAGagcctcccttttttttttgtttgttgttatgaTTCTGATacctgctgtgttttttaaactaaccTCGAACCTTTTTATCTACCTGTGATTCTCACTGTGATTTCAAACCACTCAGTTCCTTTTTTCAGTCAGACTTTAGATTTTCTTAAATTCGAAGCCGCCTCCGTTTCTAATGTAAATGTGATTGTAACGGCCTGTATGTACCCTGCAGGTAGAAATGTTAGAACTGTTGTGATCCTTCTCTAGTGGATATGAGTTAGCATTATGTAGCCGGCCCCTAGCGGGGCTCCTATAATCTCTGTGGTTATTGGCATGTTGTGGATTTTTACTCATGTATGATAACAGTAAATTGCGAAGATGAGCTGGCACTTGGACTATCATAATCCAGCAGCACATTCCTAATAAAGACACAGTGCATGTGACGCATGTGATGTGTTTTCACTCTTTGTTCTGGTGATGGAGAGCAGCAGCGGCTCAGAGTCAAAACTGAGGGACGTTCAGACAGCAGAGAAAAGACTGAGGCTTAATTAATCATGGAGGATTaaaaaggagggggaaaaagaagCAGGGGTTGGGTAAGTATTAGTGGGTGTTTTTCTCATTACTGTGgctgtctgagctgctgctggcaTTAAAGCAGGAAGAGCAAAGCGCTGGAGGGAGCAGCCCGGAgcccaaagaaaaacacactgatgGCCTGTAATGAGAGCCGCAGTCTCAGATGACTtcagcaaaagcaaaacaaaatatcccTCACTATTTTCTCTGAGGTTTTTGAAATCCCCAgccaagcctttttttttttttttttttacagcttggAGCCCGGGCTTTCGTCTCTCATGAGCTCAACAAGAATgttaaactggctgagttaaaaagagaaaaagaaaacaaaataagacaacaaaaacagaggaagaagaaaacataTCTATCCTATAACTCATAAAATTTGATAATGCTAACAATAAAAGCTAGCAGAGAAAACCGTTGATGTTAGCATGCTAATTACTGAAACCAACTATTTAGATTTAATTCTGACAGACGCAAAACTGTCAGAGTAAATTCTTACGGCATTTGTTTCTATGGTTTAACAGCAAGGGGTAAAAATAGAATATTTGTTTCTGTGGTTtagtttttcacaaaacaatgaaagtgtaacagaaaatgacaaaaacggCTTGCAAATAAGCCCTTTTAGTTGTCAAAGGGGATATCTATAATTAAATAGTAAATTCAATTTagtttaatgaaacaataaaaaatacccCCAAAACACAAATGCTAAAGAGCcacaaaatgaccaaaagggaataaagaaatggaaacaaatcactttaaaatgatgacaaaatgtcatttaaagaaTACATGCACAGAAATGATGCAGAATGTCCATACCACAcatctggaaacacacacacatctgtaaTTAGTCGTGTGTTTCAGTGTGAAGGACACAAGTCTGTGTCTGAGGATCAGAAATTCTTACAGCGTGTCCAGAAAAATGCTGATGTCCACATTTTACTGCTCATTATTTGAATCTGACAGTCGTCACAGGTTagatcatttatttcaaaagtggaggtttttgttgtaattaataCAGGAAAGAGGTCAGTTTGTGAATTAATGGTTTATATTCTGCTCCCcttgaacaaacaaacaacaacgctgacacaaacaaacaaacaaacaacaacgctgacacaaacaaacactcctTCCTGACAGCAGCACTGTTAACATTCTCACAGCTGAAGGCTTTTTTCCCTCCCTGCTCAGCTAATTTTCCGGGACGCCTCCAGAGGCACGTCCAGATGTAGGAAGTGGGTCAGAGATTATCCAGCTGGGTCACGTGAAGGCCCCGCACGCATCACGGCGGCCCCGTTGTCAGGAAGTATCTGAGCCGTGCTCCCTTCTCTGACACGGAGGAGCGCGGCGGAGCCATAATGAGCgtgaacagaggaggaggtcaggATTGGGGGGGACGTGAGGAGCAGGATGAGCTGCTTCATCTGACAGGAGCTCGTCTGCGGTCCGCTCCGGTTCTGACTGCCTCTGGCTCGAGAACATCTGAGGAGTCAGTTCAGCGTTCTCTGGGAGACGGTTCTCAGAATGTCATCAGAGGCTCAGCAGGGCGCAGACTTCTTCTGAAAGGGTGGGAATTAtcctttaaagcagcagcttcacaaCCAGCTGGACTGTGTCTGTCAGTGACTCCATTACTCCtgtttattcatccatccacccacacatccatccaaccatccatccacaTGTTCTGCAGTCAGGTGttgtgggggcagcagcctgttctgggtcttccccggTGTCTCCTACTAGCTGTACCCAAGGAAGGTGCCCAGGgagcatccttaccagatgcccaaactacttcagctggctcctctcaatATGGAGGAACAGCAACTCTACCTCAAGTCCCTCCTGGAGaactgaacttctcaccctgtctctaagggagaaaactcatttcagtctCCCGTATCTGTGACCTAGTTCTGTCGGTCACGACCACAGGTGAGAGTAGAAACAGAaagttttgccttgcagctcagctccgtCTTCACTGAGGAAACAAACGAACCAAAGCTCTCAGGTTCTGGTCACTCACACCTCGGGTGTCTGAGCTGAAGCTGAGCGGTAGAGGGCAGCACGGCGCCGCCTGCGTGCGTCTGTCCGCCGTTTGGACGAGCATCAAGGCTGTTCCAAGCGGGCCGTAGGGGCTGAACAGACACCGAGGACGACACGGACCACGCCGACGCGGCGCTGACGTGGCTTTACTctaaaggaacagaaacacgtGACACCCACCAGGAGTCTGTGGGTCtctttaatgtgacacaaacaaagactaactgccagtgtttacatttgttgaGCAGAATTTTCTTCTTAATGCTGGCTTTGCAGGAAGTGAGTGAATCtacctgcagagaaacagaaaacctcGAGCTCTGTGTGTTTCTACACACAGGGTTTAATTAAACAGCTTTAGAAGATTAGTTGAAATGTAATCAGAGCTTCGGGCGCTTTATGGGGTCCATCATGAGACCACTTCAGCCCCCCCCCACCCTGCTGTTTTTATCTCAGCCCAGGCAAAGTGCTTATTATGCCTCCATAATCATTAAGAGAGGATCCACAGCTCTACTCCTACAAGTTGCCAAATATAGCTTGTAGTTTTCCTCTAATCTACATCCgtttccttattttatttttttgacacgTGATCAAGCGTGGCGTCGTTTTCagggtttgatcaaaatggccacAGCTTCAGGCGTTGGAACTGCCTGAAACTCCCCCCATAGGTCTTTGCCAGTTCCTTCTCGCTGGTTGCGTTTTGcttgatttgatgtttttcttttaatgttgtGTAACGCTCAAGAGTTTGGACGTGGACGCGCTCGCTCTGGTTCTCTCCTCGCGTTTCCCCGAGTGACAGACGCTGCTGTCAGAAACAACACACTAAGACGGAGCAGGAGGAGTCAAAGTGCGCCGAGGCTCAGGGTGAGCCTCACAACGAGCCCGCGGAGGCTTcaaccctgacctttgacctctgacctgcctGCCGGACAGCTCAACTGAGCTAAGAGCGGTCTGTGAAAAAGTGATGAGGGAAAGATATGAAAAGGACAAAaggagtttggagaaacaaagactCGTTCTGTCGTCGTATAACAGCTCATCTCACTCATGTGGATGTTGTTTCCTGAACTTTACGGCTTCAGTTTCCCTTCACAGCTTATTGTTCTGCCACAGATGTTAGAACGTAGTCCTGACTGGCCAAagggagctgctggagctcctGTTTctcacaaacaagcagaaaactcGACGtgaataagaagaaaacaatctgCAGAGATGTTTGTGCCTGTTCTAAAAAAAGGCAGAccttcttgtaatcttttaaaatctgtttaatctGTGGGTTTTCAGGCTCTCTTAAGTTCTaaagtttgtgtcattttctgtcCTATAAGGATCGTGAACAAGAGGAAAACTAAAGAAGACGAGTCACAGATAAGAAAAAGCAGATgaagagtttctaaaagtaatttattttctgaaataagGAGGTTGGAATCTACCTTGACacagctaatagctctttggaATTCACTGTGTTGGTAATAAAATACGATTTTATGGGttattttaggtgtttttataAATTCCACCAAAGAAATAGGCAGTGTTTGTGTCAAAGAGCCCATTTAAAGAGGGTTCTTTGCTAAATCATGTGCTGACGCAACACTAGTTCACTCCTTGAATTTTAGGGGGGCTTAAAGAATAGTTTGGTCgttttttaaagtgatattcTGTCAGCAGTTAGTACCTCATCAGAGCACGGAGTGTGGACAAAAGGgcaaaagtttattaaaatagtaataatgttaaaaaactACGTTTGAATTGGTCAGGCAGGGGGCCAACACTGGgtaaaaacatcagctaaagtCCAGGGAAAACAGCCGAACTACGATGAGTCCGATCAGGCAGAGAGGAGGCTGCAGACGCAGGTCCAGGACACTAGGGGGCAGTATAAGCTTTATTGGTTCGCCATCAGGCTGTGCATAAATATCAGAGTCACAGAGGCCACTTTGGAAACAGGGTGCAGTTATATTAGAAATGTTAAAGCGTACACAAGAACCAGATAGAAACGTTttatgaaaacagacaaataaccCCATcgatatatatttacatataaacaCAACCCCACAGATAAAACCTGCAGCTGGCTCAAAGAATCAGAGGACAGAACTTCACCAGACAACACCGTTTTGTACACACGATGCATCGAACGACGACCATGCACGCCTCACCACAAAACGCCGCCACCGCCGCAAAAGCCTCCTGGTTGCTTCCATCGCCATTATCGGCTCCGAGAGTGAGAGATCGTGAGGCGGAATCAGGTCAGCGGGTGTCAGCGACGTTGAACCACTGTGACAGACGTAAAACCTGCTAAAGGTACTTACCGCAAAGTCTAAAACCGAacataaacagcagaaattCGCCGAGGGACGGGAAGGACGGCTGACTTTCAGTGTTTGTCCAGGTATTTAAAGAAGAAGAGACACAAGGAGGAGGACAAACAGAAGACAGGAGTGGGACAGACAAAAGGACACATGagaacacatgaaaaaaaacaaagaggagggaCGGGGGGACAGAAAACAGCAATGTGGatacacaagaaaacaaaaaactacataCATCCACATGGGGGACATGAAAAGGTCCAAAGGACACACAAGGGGACATGAAAAGGTCCAAAGGGGACATGAAAAGGTCCAAAGGACACACAAGGGGACATAAAAAGGTCCAAAGACACACAAGGGGACATGAAAAGGTCCAAAGGACGCACAAGGGGACATGAAAAGGTCAAAAGGACGCAGAAGAAGACATAAAACGGCTAGAAGGACACACAAGGGGACATGAACTACGTAAAAGGATGCTTAGGGTGCAATAAGAAGACGAAAAGGACAGggacaaaacacagcaacaaggagacaaaaatGCAGCAAGTACACAGAAGTAAATATGAAAGAGACGAAAGGTTTGACGGACGAGAAGGGCTGtccattcatttaaaaataaaataaaataaaagttagaaacCCCAGAAGTCAAAGCAGGAACATGTTTCAGCAGGAGAACAAAGACGTCACAGCTGGCAGCTGGTGACAGATGTTGCTCAGGAGTTCATTTAgagacacattaaccatcagcAGGAGACAAACTCGGAGCGTTTTGTTCTCCAGGAGTTCTCAGTGAGAACCGACGAGGAACAGAGACTCCACCCACACCAACCATCCACACCAGAGCCTCTCATCTCATCCCACCGTGTCCAGCGGCGTCCGTCAGGACCGCCCCCAAATCTCTGGAAGCATCtgggaaaaacattattgcaaggggagtgtgtgtgtcagtgtgtgtgtgtatgtgtgtgagacagGTGGAGTCTTAATGTCAGGAGTTAATGAAGAGGATTTATTAAAAGCAAGCAGCGCTGACGTGACGGACGACATGAGTCAAACTGCAGAATAATTAAAGAGCCGAGCCTCGTCTGAACGCAGCGCAGCGTTTCTTCTGACGTTAGGAAACTAAGCTCCACCCACACCCAACAGCCCGGTCGTCCTGGGGGACGTCACGACCCCCTTCAGTGACGCAGAGAAAGTGGAGTACGAGTCCGCCGCGCAGCAGGTGTTGGTGGGGTGGGCGTGCGGTGTGGGGGCGGGGCTTGGTTCAGTCCTGCAGGGTGGAGCCGGGCAGCTCGTTGGTCAGGGTGTGCCAGCGCTCCACCTTTCTGCCCTTGTTCTTCAGGCAGTCGATCCAGTGCTGCAGGGTCTCCCCCTGGGAGTGGCAGCCCAAGGAGACCCCCCCTGAGCAGAGCACAGACACAGAGCCATCAGGaaataatatctcatgaacccctgctCGAACTCTCACTGGGTGTTCTCCTTAGAATTTGGAGccaatccgattcaagatggctgccacatccagCTGACCCTTAACGGATTTTcaggaaactttcaggaaacggCAAACATGGTAAAAGGAACCGGtcaagggtcaaaggtcacagatcagcccgtgcactaactctgcagctggacacctttTAGGTCAAGAGTGATCAccgttgatttcaaggtgatggggTTAAAGGTTAAGGTCATAGGTGACTTTGTGCTCTAACTGTGCAACCATGTAAGGGAGGAAAATGAACGGCACTGTTGGATCTCTAAGGTCAAAGGTGATCattattgatttcaaggttcatggggtcaaagctcaaaggtcaaaggtaacCCCTTTGATAAAaacctgtctctgctcctacatgtgacccttaaGTTGTCTCCACCAATgaggttctgtttccagttctgtctgtctgtctgttctgcTCTTTATATTGTTCAAATTCATTTCTGGTTTTGGATTATTCACAGTAAACAGACGTTCTCGTACCGCAACTGTGTCTGATGTTCATAAATGAATTTGGACACGTTCCAGCTGCGTTCACAGAAGTGCTAAAGAGTCTGAACGTCGTAAAGCGGTCCTAATAAAGATGACTCGCACCTGCTTTAATGGGATCCTGACTGGGGGGGGGGCAGAGGTCAGACTCTGTCAGCcaaagaggagaaagtggaaatcacaaatgaaaaattaaCGAGTGCGGTCGGCCTTGACACCTTCTCCTGACAGCCTGCACACGTTTCCGATTCAGGTCTTACTTTCCCTGTCATTACATCGTATTAATAAATCTGCTGTAAGAAGCTGCTCGTGGAGACTTACAGCCTGAGCATGGAAGGTGTACTTTGACTCAGTGTTAAAGTTCATTTTTGTCTCACGACATTACTGCAGCTTctgcaaaagtaaaacaaaaaacaacatctgtgtCCTGTTTTGAAAAAGATTTAGTAAACAGCTGGTTCTCTACGTGGGAGTTCTTGTCTTCAGAACAGCCAAACTATCTACTGCTGTTATGTAAGATACAGGAAGTCTTCAAAAAGATGCAATTTATTTATAAGAAGTGACAAAAATATATCCTTACATCACTTATGCCTACGCAAAGAGCAAGTAGCCAGCAGCTTGACTCAAACCTTCAGTCGTTTTTGGGGCTTTTAGCCACGAGCTAAACTCTCGGCAGCGTACCAAAATATCTTCGGCAGCATCTGCGGCGGTgtgccctttttctttttaatcgcCACTAcggcaaaaaagcaaaaaaaaaaaaaaaggtttttgctcACGTCTGTGCCCTAAGCAAGACGTCAGgtggaaactctcagaaaataagtTATCGGCCAAACATCTGCAAACACCTGATATTTGTAACAAGACTGTGCGTCGTgggattttcaaggtttgaccaacagaAGACTTCTCGATCTCTGGCaggaaaggcagcgggcgacatgcattccttcgaggaataaCAGGCCTTCAGTTTGTCGTAAACTCACCGATGAAATCATTAGACTTCCCCAGATCGTAGTCCCACACTGTGACCTCCAGCGTCTTGTTGGCTATCTCTGCGAAGGAGATTTCATAGAAGAACTCCTGGGTGAGAATAAAGACATCAACAGATCATTTAGCTTTTCTCTAATGATGGCAGACAACAGGTAAACTCTGATTACcttccaaaaaaagaaacatcaagaGGAGAGCCTTCATGATTTATTAGAATAGCCTAAATGAGCTGTCTTGTTACAGTCGGCTCAaagcacacacagacgcagAAACATGGACGTCACCTCGTTAAACTCTGGGTTCAGAGTCTTTTTTATGACCGCTGTTTTGTGCTTGGACTTCTTCTGAACATCCG from Kryptolebias marmoratus isolate JLee-2015 linkage group LG17, ASM164957v2, whole genome shotgun sequence includes these protein-coding regions:
- the prrt2 gene encoding trafficking regulator of GLUT4 1; the encoded protein is MAVNMLPAPAIWPGEEQPSLLDPEASVSGQAPVSVPCPSAVGEELLHSSSGSAGSRPGSAGPPRSKSKGELVIVINEKLKNGNGIHPVPAESTSPVISSPPRRQHSISYPHHGKTRKGSRAGSIVYTAFSPRPSISRHSSIATNPPLDRTKVKDYLLLSVLACFCPVWPINIVGFVYSIMSKNSLEQGNLDGAVRLGRVAKMLSMVSLVGGTVIIIACIVNLAINVKT